In Oryza glaberrima chromosome 8, OglaRS2, whole genome shotgun sequence, the following are encoded in one genomic region:
- the LOC127782759 gene encoding transcription factor HEC2-like, translating into MEFDMLNSNPEAQLELMNTMLQLEQLSAFPDHHGMVVPCSPTSPCMGAQGGHHHFSSVNHQPAHGVVSSGGANTGDGYRDQYYTQLLPAAAYSNAAGGGRGSEYHTTTTTRPASGGGGDGGVGPAAMREMIFHIAALQPVNIDPETVRPPKRRNVRISTDPQSVAARMRRERISERIRILQRLVPGGTKMDTASMLDEAIHYVKFLKTQVQSLERAAAANGHRPPPPTATSAAAATVAYPGLNGQW; encoded by the coding sequence ATGGAGTTTGACATGCTGAACTCCAACCCGGAGGCGCAGCTCGAGCTGATGAACACAATGCTACAGCTGGAGCAGCTGAGCGCATTCCCTGACCACCACGGCATGGTGGTGCCGTGCTCTCCCACTTCGCCATGCATGGGAGCGCAAGGTGGTCATCATCACTTCTCCTCGGTGAATCATCAGCCAGCTCACGGCGTCGTGTCGTCAGGTGGCGCCAACACCGGCGACGGGTACCGCGACCAGTACTACACCCAGCTGCTTCCCGCCGCCGCGTACAGCAACGCGgcaggcggtggccgcggcTCGGAGTAccacacgacgacgacgacgcggccggcttccggcggcggcggggacggcggcgtgggGCCGGCGGCGATGAGGGAGATGATCTTCCACATCGCGGCGCTGCAGCCGGTGAACATCGACCCGGAGACGGTGCGGCCGCCGAAGCGCCGGAACGTGCGCATCTCGACGGACCCGCAGAGCGTGGCGGCGCGGATGCGGCGGGAGCGCATCAGCGAGCGCATCCGCATCCTGCAGCGGCTCGTCCCCGGCGGCACCAAGATGGACACCGCCTCCATGCTCGACGAGGCCATCCACTACGTCAAGTTCCTCAAGACTCAGGTGCAGTCGctggagcgcgccgccgccgccaacggccaccgcccgccgccgcccaccgccacctccgccgccgccgccaccgtggcCTACCCTGGCCTGAACGGCCAGTGGTAG